The Brassica napus cultivar Da-Ae chromosome C7, Da-Ae, whole genome shotgun sequence genomic interval CCATCATCCTTCTCCTGCCGACATACAAAGGATTTACGGCTCAGGTTCTGCTCTTCCTACCACAACCATAATCTTGCCCTTGAAGGGTGACAAAGTCAAGCCGGTGAAGGAACAGCTCTCTAGTGTCCACCCTGAAGTCCTCTTGTTCCTCTCCAAGATCAAGCGTCTCTCCATCAGGGAACACTGCCAGAATCCAAACCTCAGCACCGTGAACTCAATCGGTATCGTGAGCGAAACTGACTTCATGACGAGGAAGAGCATTGACGCTGAGTCCTACACCATCCATCTCTCCGCTAGCGAAACTGACTCCGAGAAGCAGTGCAGTTACTACATGTGGAGGCAGAAGTTCCCTGTGAGACATGAGAACCGTGTGGAAAGAAGATCCGAAGTTGAGGACTGGGTGATCACTTTAGCGTTTCCGTTCGGAGAGCGTCTTGGCCGCGGTGACAGCTCTCCTGGTATCTACGCCTTTCTTCCGACAGAGATGGTCACAAACTTACCTTTCATCATACAAGCGGACTTCATCTTAGCATCCTCAAGAGAAACCATACTCCTTGACGACATATGGAACCAAGGGATTCTCAACTGCGTACCCTCAGCTTTTGTCAACGCGTTCACATCCTTGGTGAAGAAGACGGATGCTCCTGTCTCCAGCTTGCTTCCTGCTTTTAACTTCTTGCCTGTTAGGCAATCTAGCTACCCCAAGCTGAACGTTGTCCGAGAATCTATCAAGGCCAAGGTCTGTGCAGAGGAAATTGTACCAAGCGTCTCGCATTCAGGACAGAAGTTATTCCACAGACCGTGCGAAGTGGGTCGTCTTGTTCCTGCCTTCTGGGACATTTTGGTGAAAGCGAGAAGAGAGAAGGCGAGTCTGAACAACATCTCGTCTCATGGTATCTACGTTTTGGATTCTTCCTTTGACAGAGCGGAGAACGACGGCGTTCTTGACTTCTTGGGTTTGAAGCAAGTCAGCAACGAGTGGTACGCTAAGTGCATCCAGGGATGCGATCTCGTGAGGAGCGTGTCGGAAGATACTTACGTGGAGGTTCTTCTTTTCGTAGCTGAAAATTGGCAGTCCATGTTTCAGGGGACCAACATGGTGAAAGTTCCGATTCTCAAGTACGTTGTCCGAAAGGGAGTGACCTATCTCAGCAGTTTGTCTGACTTCAGTCCTAGGACGCTGTGCTTCCCGACAGTCAAGAACCAGGAGTGGTTACTTGACTGGAGCGATGAGTTCAGATGCATGTCTAACTTTGTTTTCATGCCACAGCCAACCCTGGTAGTTTTGAGAGCTTGTTCCAAGAAGGATACAGTACTTAATTGGTTCAAAGGGAAGATCAAAGTCACCACTCTTAGCTTCTCCGATTACACAAAACGTCTCTTAGAGAATCTTGGTGGAGATAAGAGGCTCGTCCTTGCGTATGCACACTTTCTGCATCACTCAATCTCCAGAAAGTTTTTAACAGAAGACGAGGGTGTCAAGTGCTGCAAAGACATGCCGCTTGTGGACAACTACGGTAACGTCAACACAAGCAGAACCGGCGTGCTTGTTCCCGCTAGCCAAGGCAAATGGATTAGCTTAACCGGCTCAAATCCGTGGAGACAAGACGGGTACATTGAGCTTTGGGAAGAGTATCTGTCTTCCGGTAGGTTCGCTGGTGTTCTCTCTAGTCACAAAGCGCTTCTCCCCTTCTTGAAATATTACGCCAACGCTGGAGACGTACCTGAGATAACACCACCTAATGCAGCTATACCCGCCTTGTCCGGTGCTCTAAGGAAGGAGAACGCTTTGCTGCTCTTGAAGTGGATTCAGTCTAATAGATACTCTCTTCCTTCCAAGTTTATGGACTCTGTTAAAGGAGGAAGCTGGCTGAGAACAACGATGAATGGTTCCTCTGACTATCGACCACCTTGTCAGTCCTTTTACCATACTTCATCATGGGGAAGTATTCTGCAAGGCGGATCGATTCTTGTGGATATCCCACTTGTTGACAGAAGCTTCTACGGGAAGGAGATTGAGAGCTACAAAGAGGAGCTGAAAGTTGCTGGTGTCATGTTTGAGTTCAGCCAGGCCTGTGAGTTCGTTGGTGACCACCTCATGCGTTTAGCTGAGACATCGTCCTTGTCAAGAGAGAATGTATTCTCTATTCTTAAATTCATCAGGTACTTGGGAGAGAAGCTCCTCTCGCCAGCTGATTTCATCAGAGCCGTTCAAAAAGGGTCTTGGCTTAAGACAGCTACCGGTTACAGATCTCCAGATGGTGCTGTTTTGTACAGCCAAGAGTGGAAAGCTGCGTCGCTGATCAGTGATATCCCCTTCATTGACAAGGATTGCTACGGTGAAGCTAACCTCAAGGGGTTTGAGAAGGAGCTTGAGTTGCTAGGCGTTGTGGTTCAGTTTTCTAATAATCACAGTCTCATCGTTTCTCACTTGAATGCTTCAAAGCTGAATTATCTCACAGCCGAAGCGATGCTCTTAGTACTTGACTGCATGCGCTATCTCAGTCCTCGGAAGCTGATCAGTCTCCTGAGAATTTCTCAGTGTTTCAAGACAAAGAATGGCTACAAAACTCCTGCTGAATGCTTCATACCTGATCCGGAATGGAGCTGTCTCGTCTCAGTCTTTGACTGCTTCCCTTTGATCGACGAGAGTTTCTACGGAAGCAAAATCTTTTCCTACAAGGAAGAGCTTAATCAGATCGGCGTTGTGGTCCAGCTTGAAGAAGCTGTGAAAGGGTTTGTGAGGACGTTTAAGCAGAAAGCTACTTCATCCTCCTGTCTAAACCGAGACACCTCCATGTCTCTCCTCTCATGCTACAAGAAACTGATGGAGAGTAGTCACAAGTTCCCTGAAGAGCTTATGAAAAGCTTCAAAGAGTTGCAATGGCTGCACACCACACTCGGCGACTTCCGTGCGCCGAAAGACTGCATCCTCTTTGAACAAGACTGGGAGCATCTCCGCCTCGTAGCAAACCTCCCCTTTATCAACGACAGCTCAAACTGGTACGGGAAGAGCATATACGGTTACAAGAATGATCTAAAGAGCTTGGGGGTTACAGTTGAGATGAGACAAGGCATGGGGCATGTGGGTAACTCCTTAAGCCTCCCTGATCCGTCTCGCATCACTCCTTTAAGCGCCATCTCTCTTCTTAAATGCGTCACCTTCTTGCTCGAGGAGGATAGATTTGGTAAACTTCCGAACGAGTTTCTTGATAAGGTTTCTTCTGTCAAGTGGTTGAAGACGCACGCCGGTTACCGCCGTCCCGAAGAGTGTCTCTTGTTTGATAACACCTGGGAGTTGGAGCGTTGTGATGGCCCTTTCATCGATGAAGAGTATTATGGAACAGAGCTTAAAGGTTTCAAGAAAGAGCTTGTTGCTATTGGAGTTGGTAACGATTCAGCCAAAGCTTGCAGGTTGCTTGCGACCCAC includes:
- the LOC106410614 gene encoding uncharacterized protein LOC106410614, translated to MAEAAKQHIDQIRKTKFSIGGDENPLTEDLHQAVKNLSAELYAKDVHFLMELIQNAEDNEYPEGVDPCLEFVITSDDITATGAPATLLIFNNEKGFSEKNIESICSVGRSTKKGNRKRGYIGEKGIGFKSVFLITSRPYIFSKGYQIRFNEDPCSYCSLGYIVPEWVDHHPSPADIQRIYGSGSALPTTTIILPLKGDKVKPVKEQLSSVHPEVLLFLSKIKRLSIREHCQNPNLSTVNSIGIVSETDFMTRKSIDAESYTIHLSASETDSEKQCSYYMWRQKFPVRHENRVERRSEVEDWVITLAFPFGERLGRGDSSPGIYAFLPTEMVTNLPFIIQADFILASSRETILLDDIWNQGILNCVPSAFVNAFTSLVKKTDAPVSSLLPAFNFLPVRQSSYPKLNVVRESIKAKVCAEEIVPSVSHSGQKLFHRPCEVGRLVPAFWDILVKARREKASLNNISSHGIYVLDSSFDRAENDGVLDFLGLKQVSNEWYAKCIQGCDLVRSVSEDTYVEVLLFVAENWQSMFQGTNMVKVPILKYVVRKGVTYLSSLSDFSPRTLCFPTVKNQEWLLDWSDEFRCMSNFVFMPQPTLVVLRACSKKDTVLNWFKGKIKVTTLSFSDYTKRLLENLGGDKRLVLAYAHFLHHSISRKFLTEDEGVKCCKDMPLVDNYGNVNTSRTGVLVPASQGKWISLTGSNPWRQDGYIELWEEYLSSGRFAGVLSSHKALLPFLKYYANAGDVPEITPPNAAIPALSGALRKENALLLLKWIQSNRYSLPSKFMDSVKGGSWLRTTMNGSSDYRPPCQSFYHTSSWGSILQGGSILVDIPLVDRSFYGKEIESYKEELKVAGVMFEFSQACEFVGDHLMRLAETSSLSRENVFSILKFIRYLGEKLLSPADFIRAVQKGSWLKTATGYRSPDGAVLYSQEWKAASLISDIPFIDKDCYGEANLKGFEKELELLGVVVQFSNNHSLIVSHLNASKLNYLTAEAMLLVLDCMRYLSPRKLISLLRISQCFKTKNGYKTPAECFIPDPEWSCLVSVFDCFPLIDESFYGSKIFSYKEELNQIGVVVQLEEAVKGFVRTFKQKATSSSCLNRDTSMSLLSCYKKLMESSHKFPEELMKSFKELQWLHTTLGDFRAPKDCILFEQDWEHLRLVANLPFINDSSNWYGKSIYGYKNDLKSLGVTVEMRQGMGHVGNSLSLPDPSRITPLSAISLLKCVTFLLEEDRFGKLPNEFLDKVSSVKWLKTHAGYRRPEECLLFDNTWELERCDGPFIDEEYYGTELKGFKKELVAIGVGNDSAKACRLLATHVYNHSDSDAISKIYRFLSKSEWRPERGSASAGRIWIPSECKWADVSSCVVYDKDKLFGTKLNVLENHYDSRLLDFFSSAFEVRASPSVEDYCALWKDWERTKERLSYDECCAFWRFVARHSYTTKADKFLSESISRLPVNTPDFSNSGGILLCDKSDVFVADDLLLKDLFTESPVFVWYPSPSIPTLSQTKLTEIYRKLGVKEISKCVEMSEAKLTDDGVKTEQGENHLIGRGLVRLILGFLSDPSLKIEAEERSEIIQGLVTLNVLETPETISTEYTLNLPSKGEKLVAKAKRMIRWEREKGIVYAEKMEKACVKRKVLEYATCFAEVIAKGAMWQREELIGGLSELVKMAYLVEFDEEALEFLMKSKNLQVYEEDEKLISDAYPLNKT